One segment of Ricinus communis isolate WT05 ecotype wild-type chromosome 8, ASM1957865v1, whole genome shotgun sequence DNA contains the following:
- the LOC125371010 gene encoding nuclear transcription factor Y subunit beta-like gives MTRTIEDDDPQQHQHQHQHQYQHQLQAPAATVAVAAAQPDTDQIYAYYKQQQQLLIRREEAAAQQHWLLLHLQQQHQHQQQLRLLHQIQANQYIATLQQIQANQFRQFTSFLRRDSSFLTPWSWNHPEATSNREGERIVFESGSFFSYNIPYTKTRQD, from the exons atgacTCGGACGATTGAAGACGATGATCCTCAGcagcaccagcaccagcaccagcaccaaTACCAACACCAACTCCAGGCACCTGCAGCCACAGTAGCAGTAGCAGCAGCTCAACCAGACACTGACCAAATTTATGCCTACTAtaagcagcagcagcagctcTTAATACGTCGGGAAGAAGCTGCTGCGCAGCAACATTGGCTATTATTACATTTACAACAGcagcaccagcaccagcaGCAACTAAGGTTATTACATCAAATTCAAGCCAATCAATATATTGCAACATTACAGCAAATTCAAGCCAATCAATTCAGGCAATTCACATCGTTCTTGAGACGTGATAGCTCGTTCTTAACGCCGTGGAGTTGGAATCATCCGGAAGCTACAAGTAACCGAGAAGGAGAGAGGATAGTGTTTGAATCTGGTTCATTCTTTAGTTATAAT ATACCATACACTAAGACTAGGCAAGATTAG